Proteins encoded together in one Bacteroides ovatus window:
- a CDS encoding cupin domain-containing protein yields MKTRSDAFQFEKELDWEKPAPGIRRQIMGYDGQLMMVKVEFEKGAVGSMHQHYHSQATYVASGKFELTIGDRKEILSTGDGYYVEPDQPHGCVCLEAGVLIDTFSPMRADFLI; encoded by the coding sequence ATGAAAACACGCAGTGATGCTTTTCAGTTTGAGAAAGAATTGGATTGGGAGAAACCGGCTCCGGGAATCCGTCGCCAGATAATGGGGTATGACGGGCAACTGATGATGGTGAAAGTGGAATTTGAGAAAGGTGCCGTCGGTTCTATGCATCAACATTATCATAGCCAGGCTACTTATGTTGCAAGCGGTAAGTTTGAATTGACCATTGGAGATCGGAAAGAAATTCTTTCTACAGGTGATGGTTATTATGTGGAACCTGACCAGCCTCATGGATGTGTTTGTCTGGAAGCAGGTGTATTGATTGATACATTCAGCCCTATGAGAGCTGATTTCTTAATATAA
- a CDS encoding glycoside hydrolase family 3 N-terminal domain-containing protein: MRKYIVYILLLINYSILLNDLSAQPIKKDYSRKVDSLLQQMTLEEKVGQMIQYSNDKLQTGPTIKNQNHVEEIKKGMVGSMFNIITVERARQYQDLAMQSRLKIPLIFGLDVVHGMRTIFPIPLGEAASFDLKMIKKTARIAASETSAYGIHWTFAPMVDIARDARWGRGMEGAGEDTWYGSQVAKARIEGFQGTDYSRQNTVLACAKHLAAYGAALAGKDYAEADISDATLHQVYLPPFHSAVKAGVATLMTGFNEINGIPATAHKYLQSELLKEKWGFKGFTVSDWGSIGEIARHGMGKDNKDATRIAVIAGCDMDMHSMSYKRNLVDLVNEGQVDVNLIDNAVRRILTLKYELGLFDDPYCYNNRYQELSDKKIINEHRKSARLMGSKSIVLLKNNQVLPIQPHISNIALIGPLNKASKDMLGNWKAVGDEKEVVTVDEGLRNAIPHAQISYIEGYDLENNELKPLPALDRFDMIIVAVGERAMESGEARSKVDINIHRNQQLLVKQLKEKSNKPVVALIMGGRPLIFSDMEPYADAILMTWWLGSEAGNSVADILTGKYNPSGKLPVTFPKQVGQCPIYYNQKRTGRPWVPNNLYVSGYCDETALPAYPFGFGLSYTQFEIDTPVLEKEKYFFNEPIKVKVKVRNNGKYKGIETVQLYLQDVVSSITRPLIELCGIRQVELAPKEEKIVEFILFTEDLSFYSHEKVFITEPGEFKLFAGNSSDNLRATSFELLETRISSNK; this comes from the coding sequence ATGAGAAAGTATATTGTTTATATCCTACTACTTATTAATTACAGCATATTGCTGAATGACTTATCGGCACAACCTATAAAAAAAGATTATAGCCGGAAAGTAGATTCTCTTCTTCAACAAATGACGTTGGAAGAGAAAGTCGGACAGATGATCCAATACTCCAATGACAAACTCCAGACAGGTCCTACCATCAAAAACCAAAATCATGTAGAAGAAATAAAAAAGGGAATGGTCGGTTCGATGTTCAACATCATTACGGTAGAACGTGCCAGACAGTATCAGGATTTGGCTATGCAATCACGCCTCAAGATTCCTTTGATATTTGGTTTGGATGTTGTGCATGGGATGAGGACTATCTTCCCTATTCCATTAGGAGAAGCTGCCAGTTTTGACCTGAAAATGATAAAGAAGACCGCCCGGATAGCCGCTTCCGAAACGTCAGCATACGGTATTCACTGGACCTTTGCGCCAATGGTAGATATAGCCAGAGATGCCCGTTGGGGAAGAGGTATGGAAGGTGCAGGCGAAGATACATGGTACGGAAGCCAGGTAGCCAAAGCGCGCATAGAAGGCTTTCAGGGAACAGACTATTCCCGACAGAATACTGTTCTTGCCTGTGCCAAACATTTAGCTGCATACGGTGCTGCCCTCGCCGGAAAAGACTACGCGGAAGCCGATATTTCGGATGCTACACTCCATCAAGTATATCTCCCTCCCTTTCATAGTGCTGTAAAAGCCGGTGTAGCTACGTTAATGACAGGATTCAATGAAATAAACGGTATTCCGGCTACTGCCCACAAATATCTTCAAAGTGAGCTATTAAAAGAAAAATGGGGATTTAAAGGTTTTACCGTAAGCGATTGGGGTTCCATTGGAGAAATTGCCCGACACGGAATGGGCAAAGACAACAAAGATGCTACCAGAATTGCCGTCATAGCAGGATGTGATATGGATATGCACTCCATGTCTTATAAAAGAAATCTGGTCGACCTTGTAAACGAAGGCCAAGTAGATGTAAACCTGATAGATAATGCCGTAAGACGAATACTGACATTGAAATACGAATTAGGGCTGTTTGACGACCCTTATTGTTACAACAACAGATATCAGGAACTAAGTGATAAAAAGATAATCAACGAACATCGAAAATCAGCACGCCTGATGGGAAGCAAGTCAATCGTCCTTCTCAAAAACAATCAAGTCCTTCCTATCCAGCCGCATATATCCAACATCGCACTAATCGGTCCTCTCAACAAAGCCTCCAAAGATATGTTAGGCAATTGGAAAGCAGTAGGAGACGAAAAAGAGGTTGTTACAGTCGATGAGGGTTTACGTAATGCTATCCCACACGCACAAATAAGTTATATCGAAGGATATGATTTGGAAAATAATGAACTCAAACCATTACCGGCATTAGACCGCTTCGACATGATTATTGTAGCGGTAGGAGAAAGAGCAATGGAATCAGGAGAAGCAAGGTCAAAAGTGGATATCAATATCCACAGAAATCAACAGTTGCTAGTAAAACAATTAAAAGAAAAAAGCAACAAACCGGTTGTAGCACTCATAATGGGAGGACGACCATTGATTTTCTCAGATATGGAACCTTATGCCGATGCCATACTAATGACTTGGTGGTTGGGATCCGAAGCAGGGAACTCTGTTGCAGATATACTCACCGGAAAATATAATCCTTCCGGAAAGCTACCGGTTACTTTTCCCAAACAAGTAGGTCAATGTCCTATTTATTATAACCAGAAGCGAACCGGAAGACCTTGGGTTCCCAATAATCTATATGTCAGCGGATACTGTGACGAAACAGCTTTGCCTGCCTACCCCTTTGGTTTCGGACTAAGCTACACACAATTTGAAATAGACACCCCAGTACTTGAGAAAGAGAAATATTTTTTTAACGAACCTATTAAGGTAAAAGTAAAAGTCAGAAATAACGGAAAATATAAAGGAATAGAAACCGTACAACTCTATTTACAAGACGTCGTAAGTTCCATTACACGTCCTCTCATAGAGCTTTGCGGCATCCGACAAGTAGAATTAGCACCTAAAGAAGAAAAGATTGTCGAATTCATTCTGTTTACGGAAGATCTTTCATTTTACAGCCATGAAAAAGTATTCATTACTGAACCCGGCGAGTTTAAACTATTTGCAGGTAATAGTTCCGACAACCTACGGGCTACCTCTTTTGAATTACTGGAGACACGAATATCTTCCAACAAATAG
- a CDS encoding glycoside hydrolase family 2 protein, which yields MRTKKHIILTLLSLILVSQNCRSQELIANVYGRNYQLLNGKWNAIIDPYDQGIRMGMFKNKKPVGKTDFYEYSFEEGLILNVPSDWNSQIPELKFYEGTVWYARHLDIKKKENERLLLYFNAVSYRCKVYLNGNEIGQHEGGFTPFQIDITDKVKENDNFLAVAVNNTRTKDAIPAMSFDWWNYGGITRDVMLVTVPQKYIKDYFIQLDKFNSDKINAHISLSDKKEGQKIILEIPELKVRKELVTDLSGSAQLSFTTRKLQRWSPESPKLYTVVISSDSDKIEEKIGFRNIYVKEEDVYLNGAPIFMRSISFHEEIPQRKGRAFSESDAIMLLSEAKALGANMIRLAHYPQNEYIVRNAEKMGFLLWEEIPIWQGIDFGNEQTKNKAGTMIKEMIMRDKNRCALIFWGVANETATSEPRNQFLRYLINCCHELDTTRLITAAFDLARYNQETKAFEMKDPFIKELDVVAINKYMGWYHNWPAKPEQVKWNIASGQPLIISEFGGEALYGKKGKVDIKSSWSEDYQTQLYLDNLKMFSHIPNLRGISPWILFDFRSPFRFHPNQGGEWNRKGLVSDQGYRKKAWYIIRDYYSSFNKN from the coding sequence ATGAGAACTAAAAAACACATCATCCTGACGTTATTGTCACTCATCCTGGTAAGTCAAAACTGTCGGTCTCAGGAGCTTATCGCAAATGTCTATGGACGCAACTACCAACTACTGAATGGCAAATGGAATGCAATCATAGACCCTTATGACCAAGGCATCCGAATGGGTATGTTTAAGAATAAAAAGCCTGTGGGTAAAACTGATTTTTATGAATACTCATTTGAGGAAGGTTTAATTTTGAACGTTCCTTCCGACTGGAACTCTCAGATTCCCGAACTTAAATTTTATGAAGGAACAGTTTGGTATGCTCGCCATTTGGACATCAAGAAAAAGGAAAACGAAAGATTGTTATTATACTTCAATGCAGTCAGTTATCGTTGTAAAGTGTACCTAAACGGGAATGAAATAGGTCAGCACGAAGGAGGGTTCACTCCTTTTCAAATAGATATAACTGATAAAGTTAAAGAGAATGATAATTTTCTGGCTGTAGCAGTGAATAACACCCGAACCAAAGATGCAATACCCGCCATGTCTTTCGACTGGTGGAATTATGGAGGAATTACAAGAGATGTCATGCTTGTAACAGTTCCTCAAAAGTATATTAAAGATTATTTTATCCAGTTGGATAAATTCAATTCTGATAAAATCAATGCGCATATTTCTTTGTCAGATAAAAAAGAGGGGCAGAAAATAATACTTGAAATACCGGAACTGAAAGTAAGAAAAGAATTAGTAACAGATCTTTCAGGTAGCGCACAACTCTCTTTCACAACCCGAAAGTTACAACGTTGGTCACCCGAATCTCCCAAACTATATACAGTCGTTATTTCATCCGATTCCGATAAAATAGAAGAAAAGATTGGATTTCGTAATATCTATGTGAAAGAAGAAGATGTTTATCTAAATGGCGCCCCCATCTTCATGCGAAGTATAAGCTTCCATGAAGAAATACCACAACGCAAAGGACGCGCTTTTTCAGAAAGCGATGCAATCATGCTATTATCGGAAGCAAAAGCATTAGGAGCTAACATGATTCGTTTAGCTCATTATCCCCAAAACGAATACATCGTAAGAAACGCTGAAAAAATGGGGTTTCTTTTATGGGAAGAAATTCCTATCTGGCAAGGAATAGACTTTGGTAATGAACAAACCAAAAATAAAGCCGGTACAATGATTAAGGAAATGATCATGCGTGATAAGAACCGATGTGCTCTTATATTTTGGGGAGTTGCCAACGAAACAGCCACTTCCGAACCTCGTAACCAATTCCTCAGATATTTAATTAATTGTTGCCATGAATTGGATACTACCAGACTCATTACTGCCGCATTTGATCTGGCAAGGTATAATCAAGAAACAAAAGCCTTCGAGATGAAAGATCCATTCATAAAAGAACTGGATGTGGTTGCAATCAATAAATATATGGGATGGTATCACAATTGGCCTGCCAAACCTGAGCAGGTAAAATGGAATATCGCATCTGGACAACCTCTCATTATATCAGAATTCGGAGGGGAAGCGTTGTATGGGAAAAAAGGCAAAGTTGATATCAAAAGTTCATGGAGTGAAGATTATCAGACGCAATTATATCTGGATAATTTAAAAATGTTCAGCCATATTCCTAATCTACGCGGAATATCTCCATGGATCTTATTTGATTTTCGCTCTCCTTTTCGCTTTCACCCCAATCAAGGAGGTGAATGGAATCGCAAAGGCTTAGTATCCGATCAAGGATACCGTAAAAAAGCTTGGTATATCATACGAGATTATTACAGTAGTTTTAATAAGAATTAG
- the cysK gene encoding cysteine synthase A → MEKIARKLTDLVGNTPLLELSNYNTSNDLKARLIVKIESFNPAGSVKDRIALAMIEDAETKGILYPGATIIEPTSGNTGVGLAFVSAAKGYKLILTMPDTMSIERRNLLKALGAELVLTPGADGMKGAIAKAEELKAVTPGAVILQQFENPANPAMHLRTTGLEIWRDTEGKVDIFVAGVGTGGTVSGVGEALKMRDPSIKIVAVEPSDSPVLSGGKPGPHKIQGIGAGFVPKTYKASIVDEIIQVQNDDAIRTSRELAKQEGLLVGISSGAAVYAATELAKRPENAGKMIVALLPDTGERYLSTILYAFEEYPL, encoded by the coding sequence ATGGAAAAGATAGCAAGAAAATTGACGGATTTGGTGGGTAACACTCCGTTATTGGAACTTAGTAACTATAATACAAGTAACGACCTGAAAGCTCGTCTGATTGTAAAGATTGAATCTTTCAATCCCGCAGGAAGCGTGAAGGACCGCATAGCATTGGCTATGATTGAGGATGCAGAAACGAAAGGAATTTTGTATCCCGGAGCGACTATCATTGAACCGACCAGCGGGAATACCGGTGTGGGATTGGCTTTTGTTTCAGCTGCTAAAGGCTATAAACTGATTCTGACGATGCCCGATACCATGAGTATCGAACGGCGTAATCTTCTGAAAGCTTTAGGTGCGGAATTAGTATTGACTCCTGGTGCAGATGGTATGAAAGGAGCCATTGCCAAAGCTGAAGAACTGAAAGCGGTCACTCCGGGGGCAGTCATCTTGCAACAATTTGAGAATCCTGCTAACCCCGCCATGCATTTACGAACTACTGGTCTGGAAATATGGAGAGATACCGAGGGGAAAGTCGATATCTTTGTAGCCGGAGTAGGTACTGGCGGGACAGTTAGCGGTGTAGGTGAAGCGCTGAAGATGCGTGATCCGAGTATAAAGATCGTGGCAGTAGAACCTTCTGATTCTCCGGTACTCTCGGGAGGAAAACCAGGGCCGCATAAGATTCAGGGAATTGGTGCAGGGTTTGTTCCTAAAACGTACAAGGCTTCTATCGTAGATGAGATTATTCAGGTGCAGAATGACGATGCCATTCGTACGAGTCGTGAATTAGCCAAACAGGAAGGTTTGTTGGTAGGCATATCTTCAGGCGCAGCCGTATATGCTGCTACGGAACTGGCGAAGCGACCGGAAAATGCCGGGAAAATGATTGTTGCATTATTACCCGATACAGGTGAACGTTATTTATCTACCATTTTGTATGCTTTTGAGGAATATCCTTTGTAA
- a CDS encoding glycoside hydrolase family 97 protein: MKNITLISLFLFSATLGWSQKRYEVFSPDKQLKVSVKTGNVLSYALLHKGDTLIYPSSISMILGDGEVWGPNSKVRSVRNNTVNKTIASPFYKRAAVTDHFNEMTLVFKNGFNLIFRMYNEGMAYRFVSSGDKPFTVVSEEARFHFQTDRNAYIPYVRTKSEDREKQFFNSFENIYTYEAISRMNPHKLLFSPMVVETGDNRKLCIAEADLEQYPGMFLVKTKDRNALEGVYAPYPKEKKQGGYNSLQEVIQVREPYIASCQANAVFPWRIVVVSENDKELADNDMVYKLAAPSRVKDISWIRPGKVAWEWWNAWNLKGVDFKTGVNNETYMAYIDFASRHGVEYVILDEGWAVNLKADLFQVVPEVDLKKLINYAASRNVGLILWAGYYAFNRDLEKVCKHYSELGIKGFKVDFMDRDDQPMVEFYYKAAEIAAKHRLLLDFHGAYKPTGLNRTYPNVLNFEGVHGLEQLKFTSNNIDQVTYDVTIPFIRMLAGPMDYTQGAMRNANKKNFRYITEEPMSQGTRCRQLAEYVVFESPLNMLCDSPSMYEREAECTSFITSIPTVWDHTISLDGAIGKYVAIARKKGKDWYVGAMTNWDERTLTLDLSFVGEGAFAAEVYRDGANAHRVASDYVKEVIDIPADRKLKISMAPGGGCAMKIYKKP, encoded by the coding sequence ATGAAAAACATTACATTAATTTCTCTATTTCTGTTTTCGGCTACTTTGGGATGGAGCCAGAAACGCTATGAAGTATTCTCTCCTGACAAACAACTGAAGGTGTCTGTAAAAACGGGGAATGTTCTTTCTTATGCATTGTTACATAAAGGCGATACTTTGATTTATCCTTCTTCTATTTCTATGATATTGGGAGACGGAGAGGTGTGGGGACCAAACTCAAAAGTACGGTCTGTGCGTAATAATACGGTGAATAAGACGATAGCTTCTCCTTTTTATAAACGTGCTGCCGTTACTGACCATTTCAATGAGATGACACTGGTTTTTAAGAATGGTTTTAACCTTATTTTCAGGATGTATAATGAAGGTATGGCCTATCGTTTTGTATCGAGCGGGGATAAGCCTTTTACGGTAGTGTCGGAAGAAGCGCGTTTTCATTTCCAGACAGACCGGAATGCTTACATACCGTATGTCCGTACTAAAAGCGAAGACCGTGAGAAGCAGTTCTTTAATTCATTTGAAAATATATATACTTATGAGGCCATTAGCCGGATGAATCCTCATAAACTGTTATTTTCTCCTATGGTTGTTGAGACGGGTGATAATCGTAAATTATGTATTGCTGAGGCTGATTTGGAACAATATCCCGGTATGTTTCTGGTTAAAACGAAAGATCGGAACGCATTGGAGGGAGTATATGCTCCTTATCCCAAGGAGAAAAAGCAAGGAGGATATAATTCCTTGCAGGAAGTGATACAAGTGCGCGAACCTTATATCGCTAGTTGTCAGGCTAATGCTGTATTTCCCTGGCGTATTGTTGTCGTTTCCGAGAATGATAAAGAGTTGGCAGATAATGATATGGTCTATAAGCTTGCTGCTCCTTCGCGCGTGAAGGATATATCATGGATACGTCCGGGAAAAGTTGCCTGGGAATGGTGGAATGCCTGGAATTTGAAAGGAGTTGATTTTAAGACCGGAGTGAATAATGAAACTTATATGGCATATATTGATTTTGCTTCTCGTCATGGCGTTGAATATGTAATTCTGGATGAAGGATGGGCTGTGAATTTGAAGGCAGACCTTTTTCAGGTAGTACCGGAAGTTGATTTGAAGAAACTGATAAATTATGCCGCTTCCCGTAATGTCGGGTTAATTTTATGGGCGGGATATTATGCCTTTAATCGTGATTTGGAGAAAGTCTGCAAGCATTATTCCGAGTTAGGAATAAAAGGTTTTAAGGTTGATTTTATGGACAGGGATGACCAGCCGATGGTTGAATTTTACTATAAAGCGGCGGAGATTGCTGCAAAACATCGGTTATTGCTGGATTTTCATGGAGCTTATAAGCCGACAGGACTAAACCGCACTTATCCGAATGTGCTTAATTTTGAGGGAGTGCATGGGCTTGAACAATTAAAGTTTACTAGTAATAATATAGATCAGGTGACTTATGATGTGACTATTCCGTTTATCCGTATGCTTGCCGGACCTATGGATTATACGCAAGGTGCCATGCGTAACGCAAATAAAAAGAATTTCCGCTATATTACTGAGGAGCCGATGAGTCAAGGCACTCGTTGTCGTCAGTTGGCGGAGTATGTAGTTTTTGAATCTCCTTTGAATATGCTGTGTGACAGTCCTTCTATGTATGAGCGCGAAGCGGAATGTACGAGTTTTATAACTTCGATCCCCACTGTATGGGATCATACAATATCTTTGGATGGGGCTATCGGGAAATATGTGGCAATTGCCCGTAAGAAAGGAAAAGACTGGTATGTGGGAGCAATGACTAATTGGGATGAACGCACGTTGACACTTGACTTGTCGTTTGTCGGTGAAGGTGCGTTTGCGGCGGAAGTCTATCGTGATGGAGCAAATGCTCACAGAGTAGCATCCGACTATGTAAAAGAAGTGATTGATATTCCTGCAGACAGGAAACTGAAGATATCTATGGCGCCAGGTGGAGGTTGCGCAATGAAAATCTATAAAAAACCGTAG
- a CDS encoding alpha/beta hydrolase: protein MKKICLLLFLLCACIAQAQNAYRTNKDISYVSGSETDTYRLERCKLDIYYPENKKDFSTIVWFHGGGMEGGNKFIPKELREQGFAVVAVNYRLSPKAKNPAYIEDAAEAVAWVFKNIEKYGGRKDHIFVSGHSAGGYLSLILAMDKKYMAAYGADADSVAAYLPVSGQTVTHFTIRKERGLPDGIPVVDEYAPVNKARKETAPLVLITGDKHLEMAARYEENALLEAVLKSIGNKKVTLYEMQGFDHGQVLGPACYLIADYVKRFK, encoded by the coding sequence ATGAAAAAGATTTGCCTTCTTCTCTTTTTGCTTTGTGCTTGCATTGCTCAAGCACAAAATGCTTATCGCACAAACAAAGATATATCTTATGTCTCTGGCTCCGAAACGGATACCTATCGTCTGGAACGTTGTAAACTGGATATTTATTATCCTGAAAACAAGAAGGATTTCTCAACTATCGTCTGGTTTCACGGTGGTGGTATGGAAGGTGGAAATAAATTTATTCCCAAAGAATTGAGAGAACAAGGGTTTGCAGTAGTGGCGGTGAATTACCGTTTGAGTCCGAAAGCAAAGAATCCGGCTTACATCGAAGATGCGGCTGAAGCTGTGGCATGGGTTTTCAAGAATATTGAGAAGTATGGTGGTCGTAAGGATCACATTTTTGTTTCCGGTCATTCAGCGGGAGGCTATCTTTCGTTGATTCTGGCAATGGATAAAAAGTACATGGCAGCATATGGAGCAGATGCCGATAGTGTAGCTGCTTATCTTCCGGTGAGTGGTCAGACGGTGACACATTTCACTATTCGTAAGGAACGCGGTTTGCCTGACGGTATTCCGGTGGTTGATGAGTATGCTCCGGTAAATAAGGCTCGTAAGGAAACAGCTCCTCTCGTGTTGATTACGGGGGACAAGCATCTGGAGATGGCGGCAAGATATGAAGAAAATGCGTTGTTGGAAGCTGTCTTGAAAAGTATAGGTAACAAGAAAGTGACTTTGTACGAAATGCAAGGATTCGATCATGGGCAAGTACTCGGCCCGGCATGTTATCTGATTGCAGATTATGTGAAGAGATTCAAATAA